The Janthinobacterium lividum genome has a window encoding:
- the proC gene encoding pyrroline-5-carboxylate reductase, with protein MTTELNIAFVGGGNMAAALIAGLAGKLTLGGNIHVIDPHAPALEKLQAQFGVTTATAAGEALRGVDVIVLAVKPQSMREVAAQLLPFLDGERAPLVLSIAAGIRAQDLSRWLGDYPAIVRCMPNTPALIGMGITGMVASSGVSDEQKKTADAILRAVGQTVWLDDEAKIDPVTAVSGSGPAYVFYFIEAMQQAAAELGLTPEQGTQLAIATFTGAAQLAANSSEPVSLLRERVTSKGGTTYAALTSMEESGVKAAIVKGIKAAAQRGREMGDELGK; from the coding sequence ATGACGACAGAATTGAATATCGCCTTTGTGGGCGGCGGCAACATGGCGGCGGCCCTGATCGCCGGCCTGGCGGGCAAATTGACCCTGGGCGGCAATATCCACGTGATCGACCCGCACGCGCCCGCGCTGGAAAAATTGCAGGCGCAGTTCGGCGTCACGACAGCCACCGCCGCTGGCGAAGCGCTGCGCGGCGTGGACGTGATCGTGCTGGCCGTGAAACCGCAAAGCATGCGCGAAGTGGCGGCCCAGCTGCTGCCCTTCCTCGATGGGGAGCGGGCGCCATTGGTCCTGTCGATCGCGGCCGGCATCCGCGCGCAAGACCTGTCGCGCTGGCTCGGTGATTATCCCGCCATCGTGCGTTGCATGCCGAACACGCCGGCCCTGATCGGCATGGGCATCACGGGCATGGTGGCTAGCAGCGGCGTTAGCGACGAGCAAAAGAAGACGGCGGACGCCATCCTGCGCGCCGTTGGCCAGACCGTCTGGCTCGATGACGAAGCCAAGATCGACCCTGTGACGGCCGTGTCCGGCAGCGGTCCCGCCTACGTGTTTTACTTTATCGAAGCCATGCAGCAAGCGGCCGCCGAACTGGGCTTGACGCCCGAGCAGGGCACGCAGCTGGCGATTGCCACGTTTACGGGCGCGGCGCAGCTGGCGGCGAACTCCAGCGAACCCGTGTCGCTGCTGCGCGAGCGGGTCACGTCGAAAGGCGGCACCACCTATGCGGCCCTGACCAGCATGGAAGAGAGCGGCGTCAAGGCGGCCATCGTCAAGGGCATCAAGGCGGCCGCGCAGCGCGGGCGCGAGATGGGGGACGAGCTGGGTAAATAA
- a CDS encoding YggS family pyridoxal phosphate-dependent enzyme yields MSTIEQNLQAVRESIAQAALEAQRAPGDVTLLAVSKTFGADAVLEAMRAGQAAFGENYLQEALDKIAAVQLALPQGGPVWHFIGPIQSNKTRPIAEHFDWVHTVEREKIAARLSEQRPAGLADLNICLQVNISGEASKSGVTPAELPALARAVAQLPRLRLRGLMAIPEPETELSRQRAAFAQLRALYEQLKAEGLALDTLSMGMSADLRAAVLEGASIVRVGSAIFGSRNYS; encoded by the coding sequence ATGTCCACAATCGAACAGAACTTGCAAGCCGTGCGCGAGAGTATTGCGCAAGCGGCGCTGGAGGCGCAGCGCGCCCCTGGCGACGTGACCCTGCTGGCCGTCTCGAAGACCTTCGGCGCGGACGCCGTGCTGGAGGCCATGCGCGCGGGCCAGGCGGCATTTGGCGAAAATTATTTGCAGGAAGCGCTCGACAAGATCGCCGCGGTCCAGCTTGCGTTGCCGCAAGGTGGCCCCGTTTGGCACTTCATCGGCCCCATCCAGAGCAACAAGACGCGCCCCATCGCCGAACATTTTGATTGGGTGCACACGGTGGAGCGGGAAAAGATCGCCGCGCGCCTGTCCGAGCAGCGTCCAGCCGGCTTGGCGGATCTGAATATCTGTCTGCAAGTCAATATCAGCGGCGAGGCCAGCAAGAGCGGCGTGACGCCAGCTGAATTGCCGGCGCTGGCGCGCGCCGTGGCGCAGCTGCCCCGCTTGCGCCTGCGCGGCCTGATGGCCATTCCCGAGCCGGAAACGGAACTCAGCCGCCAGCGCGCGGCCTTTGCGCAATTGCGCGCGCTGTACGAACAATTGAAGGCCGAAGGACTGGCGCTCGATACCCTGTCGATGGGCATGTCGGCCGACTTGCGCGCCGCCGTGCTGGAAGGCGCCAGCATCGTGCGCGTGGGCAGTGCCATCTTCGGTTCCCGCAACTATTCCTGA
- a CDS encoding type IV pilus twitching motility protein PilT has product MDISELLAFSVSNKASDLHLSSGLPPMIRVNGDVRRLNVAPLEHKEVHSMIYDIMNDSQRKAYEEALECDFSFEIPGLARFRVNAYNQERGASAVLRTIPSKVLSLDELNAPRIFGELAMRPRGLVLVTGPTGSGKSTTLAAMVNHVNERLNHHILTIEDPIEFVHEPKKCLINQREVGSHTHSFSNALRSALREDPDVILVGELRDLETIRLALTAAETGHLVFGTLHTSSAAKSIDRIIDVFPAEEKEMVRAMLSESLQAVISQNLLKTKDGAGRVAAHEIMLATPAVRNLIREAKVAQMYSAIQTGSNVGMQTLDQCLSDLVRRGAITAETARSAAKSPENFPG; this is encoded by the coding sequence ATGGACATCTCCGAACTACTCGCTTTCTCCGTCAGCAACAAGGCTTCCGACCTGCACCTGTCTTCCGGCCTGCCGCCGATGATACGGGTCAACGGCGACGTGCGCCGCCTGAACGTGGCGCCGCTCGAGCACAAGGAAGTGCACAGCATGATCTACGACATCATGAACGACAGCCAGCGCAAGGCGTATGAAGAAGCGCTGGAATGCGATTTCTCGTTCGAAATTCCCGGCCTGGCCCGCTTCCGCGTGAATGCGTACAATCAGGAACGGGGTGCCTCGGCCGTGCTGCGCACGATCCCGTCGAAGGTGCTGAGCCTGGACGAACTCAACGCCCCGCGCATCTTCGGCGAGCTGGCCATGCGTCCGCGGGGACTCGTGCTGGTGACGGGCCCGACGGGTTCGGGCAAGTCAACCACCCTGGCGGCGATGGTGAACCACGTCAACGAGCGCCTGAACCACCACATTCTGACCATCGAAGACCCGATCGAATTCGTGCACGAACCGAAAAAATGCCTGATCAACCAGCGCGAGGTGGGTTCGCACACGCATTCGTTCAGCAACGCGCTGCGCTCGGCCCTGCGCGAAGACCCGGACGTGATTTTAGTGGGCGAATTGCGCGATCTGGAAACCATCCGCCTGGCGCTGACGGCGGCCGAGACGGGCCACCTCGTATTCGGCACCTTGCACACCTCATCGGCGGCGAAATCGATCGACCGCATCATCGACGTGTTCCCCGCCGAGGAAAAGGAAATGGTGCGCGCCATGCTGTCCGAATCGCTGCAAGCCGTCATTTCGCAAAATTTGCTCAAAACCAAGGATGGCGCGGGCCGCGTGGCCGCGCATGAAATCATGCTGGCCACGCCAGCCGTGCGCAACCTGATCCGCGAGGCGAAAGTGGCGCAAATGTATTCGGCCATCCAGACGGGCAGCAATGTGGGCATGCAGACCCTGGACCAGTGCCTCTCCGATCTGGTGCGGCGCGGCGCGATCACGGCGGAAACGGCCCGCTCGGCCGCCAAGTCGCCCGAAAACTTCCCCGGATAA
- a CDS encoding PilT/PilU family type 4a pilus ATPase, giving the protein MQTTHEYYGAMHALLAQMRAQGGSDLFITAGFPAAIKLDGKLTPLAGGALAAAQAAGYVRAVMNARQAAEFESSREANFAISPEGLGRFRVSAFVQMGQAGMVLRLINTAIPTLEGLGLPAILQDIVLSKRGLVIMVGATGCGKSTTLAAMVGHRNAHSHGHIITIEDPVEFIHPHGNCIVTQREVGVDTDDWATALKNTLRQAPDVIQIGEIRDRDTMDHAIAFAETGHLCLATLHANNANQALDRIINFFPEERRQQLLMDLSLNLKGMISQRLIPNKEGGGRKAALEILLNSPLMSDLIFKGQVHEIKELMKKSREHGMQTFDQALFDLHEAGAISYEDALRNADSVNDLRLTIKLKGATAPEPAPQTGATKLGLL; this is encoded by the coding sequence ATGCAGACGACGCACGAATACTATGGCGCCATGCACGCGCTGCTGGCGCAAATGCGCGCACAGGGCGGCTCCGACCTGTTCATCACGGCCGGCTTTCCCGCCGCCATCAAGCTCGACGGCAAGCTGACGCCGCTGGCGGGCGGCGCGCTAGCCGCGGCACAGGCGGCCGGCTACGTGCGCGCCGTCATGAACGCGCGCCAGGCGGCCGAGTTCGAGTCCAGCCGCGAAGCCAATTTCGCCATCAGCCCGGAGGGACTCGGGCGTTTCCGCGTGTCCGCCTTCGTGCAGATGGGCCAGGCAGGCATGGTCTTGCGATTGATCAATACCGCCATCCCCACGCTAGAGGGACTGGGCTTGCCCGCCATCCTGCAAGACATCGTGCTGAGCAAGCGCGGCCTCGTCATTATGGTGGGCGCCACGGGCTGCGGCAAGTCGACCACCCTGGCGGCCATGGTGGGCCATCGCAACGCGCACAGCCATGGCCACATCATCACCATCGAAGACCCCGTGGAATTCATCCATCCGCACGGCAACTGCATCGTCACCCAGCGCGAAGTGGGCGTCGATACGGACGACTGGGCCACGGCCCTGAAAAACACCCTGCGCCAGGCGCCCGACGTGATCCAGATCGGAGAAATACGCGACCGCGACACCATGGACCACGCCATCGCGTTTGCCGAGACGGGCCATCTGTGCCTGGCGACCTTGCATGCAAACAACGCCAACCAGGCGCTGGACCGCATCATCAATTTCTTCCCCGAAGAGCGGCGCCAGCAGCTGCTGATGGACCTGTCGCTCAATTTGAAGGGCATGATTTCGCAGCGTTTGATCCCCAACAAGGAAGGCGGCGGGCGCAAGGCGGCGCTGGAAATCCTGCTCAACTCGCCGCTGATGAGCGACCTGATCTTCAAGGGCCAGGTGCACGAGATCAAGGAATTGATGAAAAAATCGCGCGAACATGGCATGCAAACCTTCGACCAGGCCCTGTTCGACCTGCACGAAGCGGGCGCCATCAGCTATGAAGACGCGCTGCGCAATGCGGACTCCGTCAACGACCTGCGCCTGACGATCAAACTCAAGGGCGCAACGGCGCCGGAACCGGCCCCGCAAACGGGCGCCACCAAACTGGGACTCCTCTGA